One part of the Alistipes onderdonkii genome encodes these proteins:
- a CDS encoding OmpP1/FadL family transporter → MKKLFLLLATAAVTSGAYAEGYQVNNLSSKQNGMGHVGTAMKLNSESIWFNPAAASFQNSRFDISVGITGIASKATYTSLPDYTGKAKPLHYTSDNSIATPLYAYFNYKPLDWMSVGLAFNTPFGSSMDWGNNWPGAQLVQSINLKAYNLQPTVSFKLCEHLSIGGGLMMTWGKFDLSRSLLPIGADNPQNKALMGALQMLNPQMPDLFEMAGDKNLISLGLEGKAKMAVGVNLGVMWDINEQWSLGFTYRSKLKMKVDSGSIDLRMIDNTQIAQVIGQLLPQLGLDPAKLTSAVVKTELPLPASLTWGVSFRPVPKWEFAVDLQYVLWSAYDKLDVKILEPSSNTPVLNIPVSDKKYSNTLAFRFGGQYHALDWLTARMGMYVDESPVRSDYLNPETPSMTKLAYTAGVTFRPIKWMNIDIAYGYVNSADPERTGSYPYTNSVLGIVNEKLAAAGIPESQLTNPVTDFSGNYTARAHTFSIGVGFSF, encoded by the coding sequence ATGAAAAAACTTTTCCTTCTTCTGGCCACCGCTGCCGTCACCTCGGGAGCATACGCCGAAGGATATCAAGTGAACAACCTCTCTTCGAAGCAAAACGGTATGGGACACGTGGGTACAGCCATGAAGCTCAACTCCGAGTCGATCTGGTTCAACCCCGCCGCCGCCTCGTTTCAGAACTCCCGGTTCGACATCTCGGTCGGCATCACCGGCATCGCTTCGAAAGCCACCTATACGTCGCTCCCCGACTATACGGGCAAAGCCAAACCACTGCACTACACCTCGGACAACAGCATAGCGACCCCGCTCTACGCCTATTTCAACTACAAACCCCTCGACTGGATGTCGGTCGGCCTGGCTTTCAACACGCCGTTCGGCTCCTCGATGGACTGGGGCAACAACTGGCCGGGGGCGCAACTCGTCCAGTCGATCAACCTCAAGGCCTACAATCTCCAGCCTACCGTCTCGTTCAAACTCTGCGAACACCTCTCCATCGGGGGCGGTCTGATGATGACCTGGGGCAAGTTCGACCTTTCGCGCTCGCTGCTGCCCATCGGTGCCGACAATCCGCAGAACAAAGCGCTCATGGGTGCGTTGCAAATGCTCAACCCGCAAATGCCCGACCTCTTCGAAATGGCCGGGGACAAGAACCTGATCTCGCTGGGGCTCGAAGGCAAAGCCAAAATGGCCGTCGGAGTAAACCTCGGTGTGATGTGGGACATCAACGAACAGTGGTCGCTGGGCTTTACCTACCGTTCGAAACTCAAAATGAAGGTGGATTCGGGTTCGATCGACCTGCGTATGATCGACAATACCCAAATCGCCCAGGTCATCGGACAGCTCCTGCCCCAGTTGGGTCTCGACCCCGCCAAGCTCACGTCGGCCGTCGTGAAGACCGAGCTGCCCCTGCCGGCATCGCTGACGTGGGGTGTCAGCTTCCGTCCCGTTCCGAAATGGGAGTTCGCCGTCGACCTGCAATATGTGCTCTGGAGTGCCTACGACAAACTCGACGTCAAGATTCTCGAACCGAGCAGCAATACCCCCGTGCTGAACATTCCGGTCAGCGATAAAAAATACTCCAACACGCTGGCGTTCCGTTTCGGCGGCCAGTACCACGCACTCGACTGGCTGACCGCCCGTATGGGTATGTACGTGGATGAAAGCCCCGTGCGCAGCGACTACCTCAATCCCGAGACCCCGTCGATGACCAAGCTCGCCTATACGGCCGGCGTCACCTTCCGCCCGATCAAATGGATGAATATCGACATCGCATACGGCTACGTCAATTCGGCCGATCCCGAACGTACGGGTTCCTATCCCTACACCAACTCGGTGCTGGGCATCGTGAACGAAAAACTGGCGGCAGCAGGCATTCCCGAAAGCCAGCTCACCAATCCGGTCACCGATTTTTCGGGTAATTACACCGCCCGGGCCCACACATTTTCGATCGGCGTAGGGTTCAGTTTCTAA
- the rpoC gene encoding DNA-directed RNA polymerase subunit beta' translates to MSISKDNKTNNGYSQISIGLASPEEILAQSSGEVLKPETINYRTYKPERDGLFCERIFGPVKDYECHCGKYKRIRYKGIVCDRCGVEVTEKKVRRERMGHISLVVPVVHIWYFRSLPSKIGYLLGIPSKKLEAIIYYERYVVINAGAAAEQGIERLATLSEKEYLDVLAALPKGNQALDDSDPSKFVAQMGAEAVYTLLKQVDLDTMSYALRHKASTETSQQRKSEALKCLNVIESFRASEGKNKPEWMVLNVIPVIPPELRPLVPLDGGRFATSDLNDLYRRVIIRNNRLKRLIEIKAPEVILRNEKRMLQEAVDSLFDNSRKSNAVKNESNRPLKSLSDSLKGKQGRFRQNLLGKRVDYSARSVIVVGPELKMHEMGIPKDMAAELYKPFVIRKLIERGIVKTVKSAKKIIDRKDPVIWGILENVIKGHPVLMNRAPTLHRLGIQAFQPKLIEGKAMQLHPLACTAFNADFDGDQMAVHLPLGNAAILEAQLLMLGSHNVLNPANGAPITVPSQDMVLGLYYITKPRKGVKGEGRAFYGPEEAIIAYNEGQADLHAIVKCMVDDIDADGNPVRELKETTIGRILFNQVVPKEVGYINEILTKRSLRDIIAVVMKKAGADKVAAFLDDIKDMGYRMAFRGGLSFNLDAVIIPDAKEKLVQEGYERSDAIMEDYNMGLITNNERYNQIIDVWTNINTKLTKVVIDTLIKDDDGFNPVYMMLDSGARGSKEQIRQLSGMRGLMAKPQKSGVEGGQQVIENPILSNFKEGLSVLEYFISTHGARKGLADTALKTADAGYLTRRLVDVAQDVIINEEDCGTLRGLTATAIKRNDDVVQTLYDRILGRVALNDVIHPLTGEVICKAGEEITEAIAEAIEKSPLESVEIRSVLTCEARRGVCAKCYGRNLATARMVQKGEVVGVIAAQSIGEPGTQLTLRTFHVGGVAGGSAVETNVVSKYEGRLEIDELRTVKGKNASGEAINIVISRQSEFRIVDPKTEIVLYTHNLPYGATLFMADGAEVKKGDLICEWDPYNAVIISEYEGKAVYDSVVEGITYREERDEQTGLSEKVVIESKDKTKNPVIKIVNKEGEEVKQYNLPVSAHVVVKDNAKIKAGDILIKIPRAVGKSGGDITGGLPRVTELFEARNPSNPAIVSEIDGEVSFGKIKRGNREIIITSKQGDVKRYLVPLSRQIIVQENDYVKAGSPLSDGAITPSDILNILGPTKVQEYIVNEVQEVYRMQGVKINDKHFEVIVRQMMNKVKIEDPGDTRFFEDQVVDKWEFMDVNDELYDKVVVTDAGDSTSLQPGQIVSLRKLRDENSSLKRRDQKPVQVRDIVPATSTQVLQGITRAALQTSSFISAASFQETTKVLNEAAIQAKVDPLENLKENVICGHLIPGGTGLRDYDNLVVGSKAELESLQQAQ, encoded by the coding sequence ATGTCAATTTCCAAAGACAATAAGACGAATAATGGTTACAGCCAGATTTCGATAGGCCTGGCCTCCCCCGAGGAGATCCTGGCACAGTCGAGCGGCGAGGTGCTCAAGCCCGAAACCATTAACTACCGTACCTACAAGCCCGAGCGCGACGGTCTGTTCTGCGAGCGTATCTTCGGCCCTGTCAAGGACTACGAATGCCATTGCGGCAAGTACAAGCGCATCCGCTACAAGGGAATCGTCTGCGACCGCTGCGGTGTGGAGGTAACCGAGAAGAAGGTGCGCCGCGAACGCATGGGCCACATTTCGCTGGTCGTACCGGTGGTTCATATCTGGTATTTCCGTTCGCTGCCGTCGAAAATCGGCTACCTGCTGGGTATCCCGTCGAAGAAACTGGAGGCGATCATCTACTACGAGCGTTACGTCGTGATCAACGCCGGTGCCGCTGCCGAGCAGGGCATCGAACGTCTGGCAACGCTTTCGGAGAAGGAGTACCTCGACGTGCTGGCCGCCCTGCCCAAGGGCAACCAGGCGCTCGACGACAGCGACCCCAGCAAGTTCGTCGCACAGATGGGCGCCGAGGCGGTCTATACGCTGCTCAAGCAGGTCGATCTCGACACGATGTCCTATGCACTGCGCCACAAGGCTTCGACCGAAACGTCGCAGCAGCGTAAGAGCGAAGCGCTCAAGTGCCTGAACGTCATCGAGTCGTTCCGTGCGTCGGAGGGCAAGAACAAGCCCGAATGGATGGTGCTGAACGTCATCCCGGTGATCCCGCCCGAGTTGCGCCCGCTGGTGCCGCTGGACGGCGGACGTTTCGCCACGTCCGACCTGAACGACCTCTACCGTCGTGTCATCATCCGTAATAACCGTCTGAAGCGCCTGATCGAGATCAAGGCGCCGGAGGTGATCCTGCGCAACGAGAAGCGTATGTTGCAGGAAGCCGTGGACTCGCTGTTCGACAACTCGCGCAAGAGCAATGCCGTGAAGAACGAGTCGAACCGTCCGCTCAAGTCGCTCTCCGACTCGCTGAAAGGCAAGCAGGGACGTTTCCGCCAGAACCTTTTGGGTAAGCGTGTCGACTACTCGGCGCGTTCGGTCATCGTCGTCGGCCCCGAGTTGAAGATGCACGAGATGGGTATTCCGAAGGACATGGCGGCCGAACTTTACAAGCCGTTCGTGATCCGCAAGCTCATCGAGCGCGGAATCGTGAAGACGGTGAAATCCGCAAAGAAGATCATCGACCGGAAAGACCCCGTGATCTGGGGCATTCTGGAGAATGTCATAAAGGGACACCCCGTGCTGATGAACCGTGCCCCGACGCTGCACCGCCTCGGTATCCAGGCTTTCCAGCCCAAGCTGATCGAGGGCAAGGCAATGCAGCTCCACCCGCTGGCATGTACGGCGTTCAACGCCGACTTCGACGGCGACCAGATGGCCGTGCACCTGCCCCTGGGCAATGCCGCCATCCTGGAGGCACAGCTGCTGATGCTCGGTTCGCACAACGTCCTTAACCCCGCCAACGGCGCACCCATCACCGTGCCGTCGCAGGACATGGTACTCGGCCTCTACTACATCACCAAACCCCGCAAGGGTGTCAAGGGCGAGGGCCGCGCATTCTATGGCCCCGAGGAGGCGATTATCGCCTACAACGAAGGCCAGGCCGACTTGCACGCCATTGTGAAGTGTATGGTAGACGACATCGACGCGGACGGCAACCCGGTACGCGAGCTGAAGGAGACGACCATCGGCCGAATCCTCTTCAACCAGGTGGTACCCAAGGAGGTGGGTTACATCAACGAGATCCTTACGAAGCGTTCGCTGCGTGACATCATCGCCGTGGTGATGAAGAAGGCCGGTGCCGACAAGGTGGCCGCGTTCCTCGACGACATCAAGGACATGGGTTACCGCATGGCATTCCGCGGCGGCCTGTCGTTCAACCTCGACGCCGTGATTATCCCCGATGCCAAGGAGAAACTCGTACAGGAAGGTTACGAGCGTTCGGACGCCATCATGGAGGACTACAACATGGGTCTTATCACCAACAACGAGCGTTACAACCAGATCATCGACGTTTGGACGAACATCAATACCAAGCTGACGAAGGTCGTGATCGACACGCTGATCAAGGACGACGACGGTTTCAACCCGGTATACATGATGCTCGACTCGGGCGCCCGCGGTTCGAAGGAGCAGATCCGTCAGCTGAGCGGTATGCGTGGCCTTATGGCCAAGCCGCAGAAGTCGGGTGTCGAGGGTGGCCAGCAGGTCATCGAGAACCCGATCCTCTCGAACTTCAAAGAGGGACTTTCGGTGCTCGAGTATTTCATCTCGACGCACGGTGCCCGTAAGGGTCTTGCCGATACCGCACTGAAGACGGCCGACGCCGGTTATCTGACGCGCCGTCTGGTTGACGTCGCACAGGACGTGATCATCAACGAGGAGGACTGCGGTACGCTCCGCGGCCTGACGGCTACGGCCATCAAACGCAACGACGACGTCGTGCAGACCCTCTACGACCGTATTCTGGGCCGTGTCGCCCTGAACGACGTAATCCATCCGCTGACGGGCGAGGTCATCTGCAAGGCGGGCGAGGAGATCACCGAGGCGATTGCCGAGGCGATCGAGAAATCGCCGCTCGAATCGGTGGAGATCCGCTCGGTGCTGACCTGCGAGGCACGCCGGGGCGTATGCGCGAAGTGCTACGGCCGCAACCTTGCCACCGCACGCATGGTGCAGAAGGGCGAGGTCGTGGGTGTCATCGCGGCGCAGTCGATCGGCGAGCCGGGTACGCAGCTTACCCTCCGTACGTTCCACGTCGGTGGTGTGGCCGGAGGCTCGGCGGTCGAGACCAATGTCGTTTCGAAATACGAAGGCCGTCTGGAGATCGACGAGCTGCGCACCGTCAAGGGCAAGAATGCCTCCGGCGAGGCGATCAACATCGTCATTTCGCGCCAGTCGGAATTCCGTATCGTCGACCCGAAGACCGAGATCGTACTCTACACGCACAACCTGCCTTACGGCGCGACGCTTTTCATGGCGGACGGTGCCGAGGTCAAGAAGGGCGACCTGATCTGCGAATGGGATCCGTACAATGCCGTTATCATCTCCGAATACGAGGGTAAGGCCGTTTACGACAGCGTCGTCGAGGGTATTACCTACCGTGAGGAGCGTGACGAACAGACCGGCCTTTCGGAGAAGGTGGTCATCGAGTCGAAGGACAAGACCAAGAACCCCGTCATCAAGATCGTAAACAAGGAGGGCGAGGAGGTCAAGCAATACAACCTGCCCGTTTCGGCACACGTCGTCGTGAAGGACAACGCCAAGATCAAGGCCGGCGATATCCTGATCAAGATTCCGCGTGCCGTCGGCAAGTCGGGCGGCGACATCACCGGCGGTCTGCCGCGTGTGACCGAGCTGTTCGAAGCCCGTAACCCGTCGAACCCGGCAATCGTGTCGGAAATCGACGGCGAGGTATCGTTCGGCAAGATCAAGCGCGGTAACCGCGAGATCATCATCACCTCGAAGCAGGGTGACGTGAAGCGTTACCTCGTGCCCCTGTCGCGTCAGATCATCGTGCAGGAGAACGACTACGTGAAGGCCGGCAGCCCGCTGTCCGACGGTGCGATCACCCCGAGCGACATCCTCAATATCCTCGGCCCGACGAAGGTGCAGGAGTACATCGTCAATGAGGTGCAGGAGGTATACCGCATGCAGGGTGTGAAGATCAACGACAAGCATTTCGAGGTCATCGTCCGCCAGATGATGAACAAGGTGAAGATCGAGGATCCCGGCGATACCCGGTTCTTCGAAGACCAGGTGGTCGACAAGTGGGAGTTCATGGATGTGAACGACGAACTCTACGACAAGGTGGTCGTCACCGATGCGGGCGATTCGACGTCGCTCCAGCCCGGGCAGATCGTTTCGCTGCGTAAGCTGCGCGACGAGAATTCGAGCCTCAAGCGCCGTGACCAGAAACCCGTGCAGGTGCGCGACATTGTGCCCGCTACTTCGACGCAGGTGTTGCAGGGTATTACCCGCGCCGCGTTGCAGACTTCGAGCTTCATCTCGGCGGCTTCGTTCCAGGAGACCACCAAGGTGCTCAACGAGGCTGCGATCCAGGCCAAGGTCGATCCGCTGGAAAACCTCAAGGAAAATGTTATCTGCGGTCACCTGATCCCCGGCGGTACGGGCCTGCGCGATTACGACAACCTTGTGGTCGGTTCGAAAGCCGAGCTGGAATCGCTCCAGCAGGCGCAGTAA
- the rpoB gene encoding DNA-directed RNA polymerase subunit beta: MSTAKTQQRISFSTVKNRVPYPDLLEVQLKSFRDFFQMDTTAENRKSEGLYKVFQENFPITDTRNNFVLEFIDYYIDPPRYSIEECLERGLTYSVPLKAKLKLYCTDDEHEDFGVVVQDVYFGTIPYMTERGTFVINGAERVIVSQLHRSPGVFFGQSMHTNGTKLYSARIIPFKGSWIEFATDINNVMYAYIDRKKKLPVTTLLRAIGYEADQQILEIFDLADEVKVTKANLKKAVGRKLAARVLSTWVEDFVDEDTGEVVSIERNNVIVDRETVLQEEHVEQILESGAKTILLHKENLSGIDFSIIYNTLQKDPCNSEKEAVVYIYRQLRASEPPDEATARDVIEKLFFSDKRYDLGDVGRYRINKKLDLDIDPAIRTLTREDIIAIIKYLIQLINSKADVDDIDHLSNRRVRTVGEQLSNQFSVGFVRMARTIRERMNVRDNEVFTPVDLINAKTLSSVINSFFGTSQLSQFMDQINPLAEITHKRRLSALGPGGLSRDRAGFEVRDVHYTHYGRLCPIESPEGPNIGLISSLCVYAKISPMGFIETPYRTVENGRIDLDNSHIHYYSAEEEEGKIVAQSNMPIDDEGNFLQPERIKARQGADFPVVTADEVNLMDVAPNQIASIAASLIPFLEHDDANRALMGSNMMRQAVPLVTSEAPIVGTGIEKDMISDSRIQIVAEGDGEVVFADATKIQIKYERTEDEVLASFEPEVTTYELPRYRRTNQNTSITLKPAVLTGDKVVKGQILTEGYSTQHGELALGRNLKVAFMPWKGYNFEDAIVISERIQREDIFTSVHVDEYIMEVRDTKRGVEELTSDIPNVSEDATKDLDANGIIRIGANVHPGDILIGKITPKGESDPSPEEKLLRAIFGDKAGDVKDASLKAQPSLHGVVIDTRLYSRANKEGKKGKSAEKAQLEKLDEKFAAEISELTKRLVAKLWTLLQGKATTGITDYFGVELYPAGTKFSQKLLEEIARKSTDEKTGVVMGYLNLGSCKWTGDAHTDALIEATINNYTIEWKKADAVIKREKYNITNGDELPQTGVIQMAKVYIAKKRKLKVGDKMAGRHGNKGIVARIVRDEDMPFLEDGTIVDICLNPLGVPSRMNLGQIYETVLGWAGRELGLKFATPIFDGASLDQINEYTAKAGIPHSGRTYLYDGGTGEKFDQPATVGVIYMLKLGHMIDDKMHARSIGPYSLITQQPLGGKAQFGGQRFGEMEVWALEGFGAANILQEILTIKSDDVMGRAKAYEAIVKGENLPRPGIPEAMNVLLHELRGLALSVKLE, from the coding sequence ATGTCCACAGCAAAAACACAACAAAGAATTAGCTTTTCGACAGTCAAGAACCGGGTGCCCTATCCGGATCTGCTGGAGGTACAGCTTAAATCATTCCGGGACTTTTTCCAAATGGACACCACGGCCGAAAACCGCAAGAGCGAGGGGCTGTACAAGGTGTTTCAGGAGAATTTCCCCATTACGGATACCCGGAACAATTTCGTTCTGGAGTTCATCGACTACTATATCGACCCGCCGCGTTATTCGATCGAGGAGTGCCTCGAGCGCGGCCTTACGTACAGCGTCCCTCTGAAGGCGAAGCTCAAGCTTTACTGCACGGACGACGAGCACGAGGATTTCGGTGTCGTCGTTCAGGACGTGTACTTCGGTACGATTCCCTATATGACAGAACGCGGTACGTTCGTCATCAATGGTGCGGAGCGTGTCATCGTATCCCAGTTGCATCGTTCGCCGGGTGTGTTCTTCGGCCAGAGCATGCACACCAACGGCACGAAACTCTATTCGGCGCGTATCATCCCCTTCAAGGGTTCGTGGATAGAGTTCGCTACGGACATCAACAACGTGATGTATGCCTACATCGACCGTAAAAAGAAGTTGCCCGTCACTACGCTGCTGCGTGCCATCGGTTATGAGGCCGACCAGCAGATCCTCGAGATTTTCGACCTGGCGGACGAAGTGAAGGTCACGAAGGCCAATCTCAAGAAGGCCGTCGGCCGCAAACTCGCCGCACGCGTCCTTTCGACCTGGGTCGAGGACTTCGTGGATGAGGATACGGGCGAGGTGGTTTCCATCGAGCGTAACAACGTGATCGTAGACCGCGAGACCGTCCTCCAGGAGGAGCACGTGGAGCAGATCCTCGAAAGCGGCGCCAAGACGATCCTCCTGCATAAGGAAAACCTCTCGGGCATCGATTTCTCGATCATATACAATACCCTGCAGAAAGACCCCTGCAACTCCGAGAAGGAGGCTGTCGTATATATTTACAGGCAGCTGCGCGCTTCGGAGCCGCCCGATGAGGCTACGGCACGCGACGTCATCGAGAAGCTGTTTTTCTCGGACAAGCGTTACGACCTGGGCGACGTAGGCCGTTACCGCATCAACAAGAAGCTGGATCTGGATATCGACCCCGCTATCCGCACGCTGACGCGCGAGGACATCATCGCCATCATCAAATACCTGATCCAGCTGATCAACTCGAAGGCCGATGTCGACGATATCGACCACCTGTCGAACCGCCGTGTCCGCACCGTGGGCGAACAGTTGTCGAACCAGTTCTCGGTGGGCTTCGTGCGCATGGCGCGTACGATCCGCGAGCGCATGAACGTACGTGACAACGAGGTGTTCACTCCGGTCGACCTGATCAATGCCAAGACGCTGTCGTCGGTGATCAACTCGTTCTTCGGGACGTCGCAGCTCTCGCAGTTCATGGATCAGATCAACCCGCTGGCCGAAATTACGCACAAACGCCGTCTGTCGGCCCTCGGCCCCGGCGGCCTTTCGCGCGACCGTGCCGGCTTCGAGGTGCGAGACGTACACTACACGCACTACGGCCGCCTCTGCCCGATCGAATCGCCGGAAGGCCCCAACATCGGTCTGATCTCGTCGCTGTGCGTTTATGCGAAGATTTCACCGATGGGATTCATCGAGACGCCTTACCGCACGGTGGAGAACGGCCGGATCGACCTGGACAACTCGCACATCCACTACTACTCGGCCGAGGAGGAAGAGGGCAAGATTGTGGCGCAGTCGAACATGCCGATCGACGACGAGGGCAATTTCCTGCAACCCGAGCGTATCAAGGCGCGTCAGGGAGCCGATTTCCCCGTGGTTACGGCGGACGAGGTGAACCTGATGGACGTGGCTCCGAACCAGATCGCTTCGATTGCGGCCAGCCTCATCCCGTTCCTCGAGCACGACGACGCCAACCGTGCGTTGATGGGCTCGAACATGATGCGCCAGGCCGTGCCCCTGGTGACATCGGAAGCCCCGATCGTCGGCACGGGTATCGAGAAGGATATGATCTCCGACAGCCGCATCCAGATTGTGGCCGAGGGCGACGGCGAGGTCGTTTTCGCCGACGCTACCAAGATACAGATCAAATACGAGCGTACGGAAGACGAGGTATTGGCCTCGTTCGAACCGGAAGTCACGACCTACGAACTTCCGCGTTACCGCCGTACGAACCAGAATACCTCCATCACGCTCAAGCCCGCCGTACTGACGGGCGACAAGGTCGTGAAGGGGCAGATCCTGACCGAGGGTTACTCGACGCAACACGGCGAGCTGGCCCTGGGCCGCAACCTGAAAGTGGCGTTCATGCCCTGGAAGGGTTACAACTTCGAGGATGCCATCGTGATCTCGGAGCGTATCCAGCGTGAGGATATCTTCACGTCGGTGCACGTCGACGAGTATATCATGGAGGTGCGCGACACCAAGCGCGGTGTCGAGGAGCTGACCTCGGATATTCCGAACGTAAGCGAGGACGCCACCAAAGACCTCGATGCGAACGGTATCATCCGCATCGGTGCCAACGTACATCCGGGCGACATCCTGATCGGTAAAATCACCCCCAAGGGCGAGAGCGACCCCTCGCCCGAGGAGAAACTGCTGCGCGCCATCTTCGGCGACAAGGCAGGCGACGTGAAGGACGCTTCGCTCAAGGCGCAGCCGTCGCTGCACGGCGTGGTCATCGACACGAGGCTTTACAGCCGTGCGAACAAGGAGGGTAAGAAGGGCAAGAGCGCTGAGAAGGCGCAGCTCGAGAAGCTCGACGAGAAGTTCGCAGCCGAGATTTCGGAGCTGACGAAGCGTCTGGTCGCCAAGCTGTGGACGCTGCTCCAGGGCAAGGCCACGACGGGCATCACCGACTACTTCGGCGTGGAACTCTATCCCGCAGGCACGAAGTTCTCGCAGAAACTGCTTGAGGAGATCGCCCGCAAGTCGACCGACGAGAAGACGGGCGTGGTGATGGGTTACCTGAACCTCGGCTCGTGCAAGTGGACGGGCGATGCCCATACCGATGCGTTGATCGAAGCTACCATTAATAATTATACCATCGAGTGGAAGAAGGCCGATGCCGTCATCAAGCGCGAGAAGTACAACATCACCAACGGTGACGAACTTCCGCAGACCGGCGTTATCCAGATGGCCAAGGTTTACATCGCCAAGAAGCGTAAGCTGAAGGTGGGTGACAAGATGGCCGGCCGCCACGGTAACAAGGGTATCGTCGCCCGTATCGTGCGCGACGAGGATATGCCGTTCCTCGAGGACGGTACGATCGTCGACATCTGCCTGAACCCGCTGGGTGTGCCTTCGCGAATGAACCTGGGACAGATCTACGAGACCGTGCTCGGATGGGCCGGCCGCGAGTTGGGCCTGAAGTTCGCAACGCCGATCTTCGACGGTGCCTCGCTCGATCAGATCAACGAGTACACCGCCAAGGCGGGCATCCCGCACAGCGGCCGTACGTACCTCTACGACGGCGGCACCGGCGAGAAGTTCGACCAGCCGGCTACGGTGGGCGTGATCTACATGCTCAAACTGGGCCATATGATCGACGACAAGATGCACGCCCGTTCGATCGGCCCGTACTCGCTCATCACGCAGCAGCCGCTCGGCGGTAAGGCCCAGTTCGGTGGACAGCGTTTCGGTGAGATGGAGGTTTGGGCGCTCGAAGGCTTCGGCGCCGCGAACATCCTGCAGGAGATTCTGACCATCAAGTCCGACGACGTGATGGGACGTGCCAAGGCTTACGAGGCGATCGTCAAGGGCGAGAACCTGCCCAGACCGGGTATTCCCGAGGCCATGAACGTGCTGCTGCACGAGTTGCGCGGCCTGGCCCTGTCGGTCAAACTCGAGTAA
- a CDS encoding L-serine ammonia-lyase, iron-sulfur-dependent, subunit alpha, translating into MESLKELYKIGNGPSSSHTMGPKKAAERFAERSRDVDSYRVTLYGSLAATGKGHLTDVAILSVLEPIAPTQIVWEPKVVLPFHPNGMLFEGLKAGKVVDSWTIYSIGGGALANESSRLEIPASIYPLTTISEIKDWCYHEGKTYWEYVNDCEGPEIWDYLDRIWTVMCETIQRGLNNDGVLPGGLKVARKASTYWVKSKSYTDSLKSRAQIYAYALATSEENASGGIVVTAPTCGSCGVVPAVLYHLANSRNFLRIRILRALATAGLFGNVAKTNASISGAEVGCQGEVGVACAMAAAAACQLFGGTPSQIEYAAEMGLEHHLGLTCDPVCGLVQVPCIERNAIAAARAFDANAYATLSDGSHMVSFDRVVEVMNETGHNLPSLYRETSEGGLAKRYNGKK; encoded by the coding sequence ATGGAGTCACTCAAAGAATTATATAAGATCGGCAACGGCCCGTCGAGCAGCCACACGATGGGGCCCAAAAAGGCTGCCGAACGTTTTGCCGAACGTAGTCGCGACGTCGATTCATACCGTGTGACACTCTACGGATCGCTCGCCGCCACGGGCAAGGGACACCTCACCGACGTGGCGATCCTTTCGGTGCTGGAGCCCATCGCCCCGACCCAGATCGTCTGGGAACCGAAGGTCGTGCTGCCCTTCCATCCCAACGGCATGTTGTTCGAGGGGCTGAAAGCCGGCAAGGTCGTCGACAGTTGGACGATATACAGCATCGGCGGGGGTGCCCTGGCGAACGAGAGTTCGCGCCTGGAGATACCCGCCAGCATCTATCCGCTGACGACCATCTCGGAGATCAAGGACTGGTGCTACCACGAAGGCAAAACCTATTGGGAGTATGTCAACGACTGCGAAGGCCCCGAAATATGGGATTACCTCGACCGGATATGGACGGTGATGTGCGAAACGATCCAGCGCGGCCTGAACAACGACGGCGTACTGCCGGGAGGGCTCAAGGTCGCCCGCAAGGCGAGCACCTACTGGGTCAAGTCGAAGAGCTACACCGACTCGCTGAAATCCCGCGCCCAGATCTACGCCTACGCCCTGGCGACCTCCGAAGAGAATGCCTCCGGCGGCATCGTCGTAACCGCCCCGACATGCGGGTCTTGCGGCGTGGTTCCGGCAGTGCTCTACCACCTGGCCAATTCGCGCAACTTCCTGCGCATCCGCATCCTGCGCGCCCTGGCTACGGCGGGACTATTCGGCAACGTGGCCAAAACCAACGCTTCGATCTCCGGCGCCGAGGTCGGCTGCCAGGGCGAGGTCGGTGTAGCATGTGCCATGGCCGCCGCCGCGGCATGCCAGCTTTTCGGCGGCACCCCTTCGCAGATCGAATATGCCGCGGAGATGGGGCTCGAACACCACCTGGGGCTCACCTGCGACCCCGTATGCGGATTGGTGCAGGTGCCCTGCATCGAACGCAATGCGATTGCGGCAGCCCGGGCTTTCGATGCCAACGCCTACGCCACGCTCTCCGACGGCTCGCACATGGTGAGCTTCGACCGGGTCGTGGAGGTGATGAACGAAACCGGGCATAACCTCCCGAGCCTCTACCGGGAAACCTCCGAAGGAGGCCTCGCCAAGCGTTATAACGGCAAGAAATAA